In one window of Ruminococcus hominis DNA:
- a CDS encoding helix-turn-helix transcriptional regulator encodes MDKSSDAKSERILSIYSRLRQGKVIYKAEESLHFDVAQRTIQRDIADIQCFLNNQNSETGEIQEIVFDRQSGGYRLETKLQNCLTGSELLAVCKVLLESRSLVKEEMFPIINKLINTCSDEKQKKLVKEYIGNEMHHYIELQHHEKLLNKLWILEGSIKKQSYIEVEYQRVNNKKLVKRRLKPVGIMFSEFYFYLTAYIEDIDKEEHFSNPNDSFPTIYRVDRIENMQVLDEHFIVPYAERFEEGEFRKRVQFMYGGRLQKVKLKCKQSIVEAVLDRFPTAEITKREGEEWEIKVEVFGNGIDMWLKGQGDKVKML; translated from the coding sequence ATGGATAAATCATCGGATGCAAAATCGGAAAGAATACTATCAATCTATTCCAGATTACGACAAGGCAAAGTGATATATAAGGCAGAAGAGAGTCTGCATTTTGATGTGGCACAAAGAACGATACAAAGAGATATTGCTGATATTCAATGTTTCTTAAATAACCAGAATTCAGAAACCGGAGAGATTCAAGAGATTGTGTTTGACAGACAATCAGGTGGATATCGACTGGAAACAAAGTTGCAGAATTGTCTGACAGGAAGTGAATTATTAGCGGTATGTAAAGTGCTATTGGAAAGTCGTTCACTTGTTAAAGAAGAAATGTTTCCAATTATCAATAAATTAATCAATACTTGTAGTGACGAGAAACAGAAGAAACTTGTAAAAGAGTATATAGGAAATGAAATGCATCATTACATAGAGCTTCAACATCATGAAAAGCTATTGAATAAATTATGGATATTGGAAGGCTCGATAAAGAAACAGAGTTATATCGAGGTGGAGTATCAGCGAGTTAACAATAAGAAATTAGTGAAACGTAGATTGAAGCCGGTAGGAATTATGTTTTCAGAGTTTTATTTCTATTTAACGGCGTATATTGAGGATATCGATAAGGAGGAGCATTTTTCAAATCCGAATGATAGTTTCCCGACGATTTATAGGGTGGATAGGATTGAGAATATGCAGGTGTTGGATGAGCATTTCATAGTGCCATATGCAGAGCGATTTGAGGAAGGTGAATTCAGAAAACGCGTTCAGTTCATGTATGGAGGCAGGTTGCAGAAAGTAAAATTGAAATGCAAACAAAGCATTGTAGAAGCAGTTTTAGATAGATTCCCAACTGCAGAGATCACGAAAAGAGAGGGGGAAGAGTGGGAAATAAAAGTGGAGGTGTTTGGAAATGGGATTGATATGTGGCTGAAGGGGCAAGGTGATAAGGTGAAAATGTTATAA
- a CDS encoding ABC transporter ATP-binding protein — MPRAMGKPQNKVKNPGKLLMRLMNYIFRDYKFHCIAVFILIFVGVIANVQGTMFTRDLIDKYITPFLLSSDTPNFSPLAHAIARVAVFYGIGIVATYAYNRIMINVTQGMMMNMRNEMFEHMEKLPIKYFDTHAHGDIMSIYTNDIDTLRQMVSQSIPQIINSGFTIISVFISMLILNIPLTIVTLIMVAIMIWGTKKSAGQSGKYFLEQQRNLGKVNGYIEEMMNGQKVVKVFCHEEESKKEFKELNEALFVSADRANTFANFLGPMNAQIGNISYVICAIVGGALALNSVGGFTLGGLASFLTFNKSFSMPINQVSQQMNAIVMALAGAERIFTLLDEKVEVDDGYVTLVNAKEENGKLVESEKRTGRWAWKHIHQADGSVDYIELQGNVVFDGVDFGYNDDKIVLHDVKLYAEPGQKIAFVGSTGAGKTTITNLINRFYDIQDGKIRYDGININKIKKADLRHSLGIVLQDTHLFTGTVKENIRFGKLDATDEEIIAAAKLANADGFIRRLPDGYDTMITGDGANLSQGQRQLLAIARAAVADPPVLILDEATSSIDTRTERIIQESMDRLMHGRTTFVIAHRLSTVRNSDCIMVLEQGRIIERGTHDQLIEEKGKYYQLYTGNAISA, encoded by the coding sequence ATGCCAAGAGCAATGGGAAAACCACAGAATAAAGTTAAAAATCCGGGGAAATTACTCATGCGATTGATGAATTACATTTTTCGGGATTATAAATTTCATTGTATTGCAGTATTCATTCTCATTTTTGTAGGTGTTATTGCAAATGTACAAGGAACGATGTTTACAAGAGATTTAATCGATAAATATATAACACCATTTCTTTTATCCAGCGATACACCGAATTTTTCGCCACTCGCACATGCAATTGCAAGAGTTGCAGTATTTTATGGTATTGGAATTGTAGCAACATATGCATACAATCGTATTATGATAAATGTTACTCAGGGTATGATGATGAATATGCGAAATGAAATGTTTGAACATATGGAAAAGCTTCCTATCAAATATTTTGACACGCATGCACATGGCGATATTATGTCAATCTATACAAATGATATTGATACGTTGCGCCAGATGGTCAGTCAGAGTATCCCGCAGATTATCAATAGTGGATTTACAATCATCAGTGTATTTATCAGTATGTTGATTTTAAATATTCCATTGACGATTGTGACACTTATTATGGTTGCAATCATGATTTGGGGAACAAAGAAATCTGCCGGACAGAGTGGAAAATATTTCCTGGAACAGCAGAGAAATCTTGGTAAAGTAAATGGATATATTGAAGAGATGATGAATGGTCAGAAGGTTGTAAAAGTATTCTGCCACGAAGAAGAAAGCAAAAAAGAATTTAAAGAATTAAATGAAGCTTTGTTTGTAAGTGCAGACCGTGCAAATACATTTGCCAACTTCCTTGGACCTATGAATGCACAAATCGGAAATATCAGTTACGTAATCTGTGCAATCGTCGGAGGAGCACTTGCATTAAATAGTGTCGGCGGATTTACGTTGGGAGGACTTGCAAGTTTCCTGACATTTAATAAGAGCTTTAGCATGCCGATCAACCAGGTCAGCCAGCAGATGAATGCGATTGTAATGGCACTTGCCGGTGCGGAACGTATCTTTACATTGCTGGATGAGAAAGTGGAAGTAGATGATGGTTACGTTACATTAGTAAATGCAAAAGAGGAAAATGGAAAGCTTGTAGAGAGTGAAAAACGTACAGGACGCTGGGCTTGGAAGCATATTCATCAGGCAGATGGTTCCGTAGATTATATTGAACTTCAGGGAAATGTTGTCTTTGACGGAGTAGATTTCGGATACAATGATGATAAGATTGTGCTTCACGATGTGAAATTATATGCGGAGCCGGGGCAGAAGATTGCGTTCGTTGGTTCTACAGGGGCAGGAAAAACAACCATTACAAACCTGATTAACCGTTTCTATGATATTCAGGATGGCAAAATCCGATACGATGGAATCAACATCAACAAGATAAAAAAAGCAGACCTGCGTCATTCGCTTGGAATTGTATTGCAGGATACACATTTATTTACAGGAACAGTAAAAGAAAATATTCGTTTTGGAAAACTGGATGCCACAGATGAAGAAATCATTGCAGCAGCAAAACTTGCAAATGCAGATGGATTCATCCGCAGACTTCCGGACGGATACGATACAATGATCACCGGCGATGGAGCAAACTTAAGTCAGGGACAAAGACAGCTCTTAGCAATCGCCAGAGCAGCTGTGGCAGATCCGCCGGTATTGATTTTGGATGAGGCGACAAGTTCAATTGATACACGTACAGAGCGTATCATTCAGGAAAGTATGGACAGATTGATGCATGGACGTACAACATTTGTTATTGCACATCGTCTGTCAACAGTCCGTAACTCGGATTGTATCATGGTTCTCGAACAAGGTAGAATTATTGAAAGAGGTACACATGATCAGTTGATTGAAGAGAAAGGGAAGTATTACCAGTTGTATACGGGAAATGCGATTTCGGCGTAG
- a CDS encoding ABC transporter ATP-binding protein, with protein MIRTLLKEVKEYKAASIATPIFMILEVLFETLIPFLMASIIDKGVNTGDINHIYKVGGIMIVAAALGLVAGMAGGRYGAKASTGFAKNLRNTMFDHIQTFSFANIDHFSTAGLVTRLTTDVTNVQNAYQMVLRMMMRAPASMICAMVMAFAINVRLASIYLVAVIILGIILFFIIRHATAYFQQAFPKYDALNESVQENVSAIRVVKAYVREEQETSKFQRASKNIYDIFVKAEKNVVWNAPIMMFTVYTCIILISWFGAKMIVVDSLTTGELMSLLAYCMNILMSLMMLSMVFVMISMSMASMRRIAEVLNETTDIHNPENPIYEVSDGSIEFKNVDFSYKKDSAEKVLKNINLDIHSGETIGIIGGTGSAKTSLVNLISRLYDVSDGEILVGGKNVKEYDLEVLRNQVSVVLQNNVLFTGSILDNLRWGNKEASDEECIQACKLACADEFIERFPQKYNTHIEQGGNNVSGGQKQRLCIARALLKKPKILILDDSTSAVDTATDAKIRRAFREEIPDTTKLIIAQRISSVQDADRIIVMDEGQINGFGTHEELLKTNEIYREVYESQTQGGGDFDENGGEA; from the coding sequence ATGATTCGTACTTTATTAAAAGAAGTAAAAGAGTATAAGGCAGCATCGATCGCGACACCAATTTTTATGATTCTGGAAGTATTGTTTGAAACATTGATTCCATTTTTAATGGCGTCGATCATTGATAAAGGTGTTAATACCGGAGACATCAACCATATTTATAAGGTTGGTGGAATTATGATCGTTGCGGCAGCATTAGGTCTGGTTGCGGGAATGGCAGGAGGGCGTTATGGTGCGAAAGCTTCTACCGGATTTGCAAAGAATTTGAGAAATACGATGTTTGATCATATTCAGACATTTTCATTTGCAAATATCGATCATTTCAGCACAGCGGGATTGGTTACGCGTCTGACAACAGATGTGACAAACGTACAAAATGCATATCAGATGGTTCTGCGTATGATGATGAGGGCACCGGCGAGTATGATCTGCGCCATGGTCATGGCATTTGCAATCAATGTAAGACTGGCAAGTATTTATCTTGTTGCTGTTATAATTCTGGGAATCATTTTATTTTTCATTATTCGCCATGCAACAGCTTATTTCCAGCAGGCATTTCCGAAATACGATGCATTGAATGAATCTGTTCAGGAAAATGTATCTGCGATTCGTGTTGTAAAAGCATATGTAAGAGAAGAGCAGGAGACAAGCAAATTTCAGCGTGCGAGCAAAAATATTTATGACATTTTTGTAAAGGCAGAAAAGAACGTTGTGTGGAATGCTCCAATCATGATGTTTACGGTATATACCTGTATCATTCTGATTAGTTGGTTTGGAGCAAAAATGATAGTAGTTGATTCTCTGACGACAGGAGAATTGATGAGTCTTCTTGCATATTGTATGAATATTTTGATGAGTTTAATGATGTTGTCTATGGTGTTCGTTATGATTTCAATGAGTATGGCCAGCATGCGCCGTATCGCAGAAGTGTTAAATGAAACAACAGATATCCACAATCCGGAAAATCCGATTTACGAAGTTTCGGATGGAAGTATTGAATTTAAAAATGTAGATTTTTCTTACAAAAAAGACAGTGCAGAAAAAGTTTTGAAAAATATTAATCTGGATATTCATTCAGGTGAAACAATCGGAATCATCGGAGGAACCGGCAGTGCAAAAACGAGCCTTGTCAATTTGATCAGCCGTCTGTACGACGTGTCGGACGGAGAGATTCTGGTTGGCGGAAAAAATGTAAAAGAATACGATTTGGAAGTACTGAGAAATCAGGTTTCGGTTGTGCTTCAGAATAATGTATTATTTACCGGAAGTATTTTAGACAACCTTCGCTGGGGAAATAAAGAGGCTTCGGATGAGGAATGTATTCAGGCATGTAAATTGGCATGTGCCGATGAATTTATCGAGCGTTTCCCACAGAAATACAATACACATATTGAGCAAGGTGGAAATAACGTATCCGGTGGTCAGAAACAGAGACTTTGTATTGCAAGAGCATTGCTGAAAAAACCGAAGATATTAATTTTGGATGACAGTACGAGTGCTGTCGATACAGCGACAGATGCAAAGATACGTCGTGCATTTAGAGAGGAAATTCCGGATACAACAAAGCTTATCATTGCACAGCGTATCTCCAGTGTACAGGATGCAGATCGTATCATTGTTATGGATGAAGGCCAGATCAATGGATTTGGTACGCATGAAGAACTACTCAAGACAAATGAGATTTATCGCGAGGTATATGAATCACAGACACAAGGCGGCGGAGATTTTGACGAAAATGGAGGTGAAGCATAA
- a CDS encoding heavy-metal-associated domain-containing protein — protein MKKKFKLQDLDCANCAAKMEEAIKKIDGVNDASVSFMMQKMTIDADDARFDEIVKEAVAICAKVEPDCKVLL, from the coding sequence ATGAAGAAAAAATTCAAATTACAGGATCTGGATTGTGCAAACTGTGCAGCTAAAATGGAGGAAGCTATCAAAAAAATCGATGGTGTGAATGATGCAAGTGTAAGCTTTATGATGCAAAAGATGACAATCGATGCAGATGATGCGAGATTTGATGAGATTGTAAAAGAAGCAGTTGCTATCTGTGCAAAAGTTGAGCCGGATTGTAAAGTGTTACTGTAA
- a CDS encoding ArsR/SmtB family transcription factor, with protein sequence MAIHDVECCEEYQTHEELLKLVHEQMPDEDELYDLAELFKVFGDSTRIRILFVLFEAEVCVCDLAEALNMTQSAISHQLRILKQSKLVTSRRDGKQVFYSLADGHVRTIIAQGREHIEE encoded by the coding sequence ATGGCGATACACGATGTAGAATGTTGTGAAGAATACCAGACTCATGAAGAATTATTAAAGCTTGTTCATGAGCAGATGCCGGATGAAGATGAGCTATATGATCTGGCAGAGTTGTTTAAGGTCTTTGGAGATTCAACAAGAATCAGAATTTTATTTGTGCTATTTGAAGCAGAAGTGTGTGTGTGTGACCTGGCAGAAGCATTGAATATGACGCAGTCAGCAATTTCACATCAGCTTCGAATTTTGAAACAGTCAAAATTAGTAACGAGCAGAAGAGATGGTAAGCAAGTGTTTTACTCACTGGCGGATGGTCATGTAAGAACGATCATTGCACAGGGGAGAGAACATATAGAAGAATAA
- a CDS encoding heavy metal translocating P-type ATPase: MTKKQKKMLYRIIITFILFSILMVTEHLGMLEKFNTIVLFIIYLIPYLVIGYDIVWKAARNIKNGQIFDENFLMMIATFGAFGVQEYSEAVAVMLFYQVGELFQGYAVGKSRQSISAMMDICPEYANVEEDGNLVQVDPDDVEIGTVIVIKPGERIPLDGVVVEGESMIDTAALTGESVPRRAVAGDEIISGCVNGSGTLKVRTTKEFDDSTVAKILELVENASSKKSKTENFITRFAKYYTPVVTIGAVILAVLPPLILGGGWGDWIQRACIFLVISCPCALVISVPLGFFGGIGAASKIGVLVKGSNYLEAVAEMTTIVFDKTGTLTKGEFKVSELKPANCTEAELLELAALGEGYSTHPIANSIKEAYAQNIDMNRVSDAEEEAGHGVNVKIDGQEVLIGNEKLMKTHQIEYVPCESAGTIVYVAKAGTFAGAIVISDTIKEGAKEAIHDMKQVGVKKCVMLTGDRQAAAQAVADELALDEVHAELFPGDKVSQVETLLSSQENKEKLAFVGDGINDAPVLSRADIGIAMGSMGSDAAIEAADVVLMDDDVRKIASVVKIARKTLRIVKQNIVFALAVKALVLILGALGMANMWEAVFADVGVSVIAILNSMRALK; encoded by the coding sequence ATGACAAAGAAACAAAAAAAGATGTTATACCGAATCATCATAACATTTATTTTATTTTCAATATTGATGGTTACAGAGCATTTAGGAATGTTGGAAAAATTTAATACGATTGTATTATTTATCATTTATTTAATTCCTTATCTGGTTATTGGATATGATATTGTATGGAAGGCAGCCCGAAATATCAAAAATGGACAGATATTTGATGAGAACTTTTTAATGATGATTGCAACTTTCGGTGCTTTCGGAGTGCAGGAATATTCAGAAGCAGTAGCAGTTATGCTGTTCTATCAGGTAGGCGAATTATTTCAGGGATATGCGGTTGGTAAATCGCGCCAGTCTATTTCAGCCATGATGGACATTTGCCCGGAATATGCAAATGTGGAAGAAGATGGGAATCTTGTTCAGGTAGACCCGGATGATGTGGAAATCGGAACCGTGATCGTGATAAAGCCGGGTGAACGTATTCCACTGGATGGCGTTGTTGTAGAAGGTGAATCCATGATCGATACTGCGGCATTGACTGGTGAGTCTGTTCCTAGAAGGGCAGTTGCCGGTGATGAGATTATCAGTGGTTGTGTCAATGGAAGCGGTACGCTGAAAGTTCGTACGACAAAAGAATTTGATGATTCTACAGTTGCAAAGATTTTAGAGCTTGTTGAAAATGCAAGCAGTAAGAAATCGAAAACAGAAAATTTCATTACGAGATTTGCAAAATATTATACACCGGTTGTAACGATTGGTGCAGTTATTCTGGCGGTTTTGCCACCATTAATCCTCGGTGGAGGTTGGGGTGACTGGATTCAGAGGGCATGCATTTTCCTTGTTATCTCATGCCCATGTGCACTTGTTATTTCCGTACCGCTTGGATTTTTCGGTGGAATCGGAGCAGCATCTAAGATTGGTGTACTTGTAAAAGGAAGTAACTACTTAGAAGCTGTTGCGGAGATGACAACGATTGTATTTGACAAAACAGGTACATTGACAAAAGGCGAATTCAAAGTATCCGAGTTGAAACCAGCCAATTGTACAGAAGCGGAATTGTTGGAGCTTGCGGCATTGGGAGAAGGGTATTCTACACATCCGATTGCAAATTCTATCAAAGAAGCATATGCACAAAATATTGATATGAATCGTGTGTCAGATGCGGAAGAAGAAGCCGGACACGGTGTAAATGTTAAGATTGACGGTCAGGAAGTGCTAATTGGTAACGAGAAACTGATGAAAACACATCAGATTGAATATGTGCCATGTGAGAGTGCAGGAACAATCGTATATGTTGCAAAAGCAGGAACATTTGCAGGAGCGATTGTAATTTCCGACACGATTAAAGAAGGTGCCAAAGAGGCAATTCATGATATGAAACAGGTCGGCGTAAAGAAATGTGTTATGTTGACAGGTGACCGTCAGGCAGCAGCACAGGCAGTTGCAGACGAATTGGCTTTGGATGAAGTTCACGCAGAACTGTTTCCGGGAGACAAAGTATCGCAAGTCGAAACTTTGTTATCAAGTCAGGAAAACAAAGAAAAATTAGCATTTGTCGGAGATGGAATCAATGATGCACCGGTACTTTCCAGAGCAGATATCGGTATTGCAATGGGAAGCATGGGTTCCGATGCAGCAATCGAAGCGGCAGATGTTGTATTGATGGATGATGATGTGAGAAAGATCGCATCGGTTGTAAAAATTGCAAGAAAAACACTTAGGATTGTAAAACAGAACATTGTATTTGCACTTGCAGTCAAGGCATTGGTATTAATTCTGGGTGCACTTGGTATGGCAAATATGTGGGAAGCTGTATTTGCAGATGTTGGAGTATCAGTCATTGCAATTTTAAATTCAATGAGAGCGTTGAAATGA
- a CDS encoding helix-turn-helix domain-containing protein: protein MARIIDSNHKNLIGKKVRILRKEKNMSQQELSAKLETLAIYICRGSISRIEDQSRTVTDIELYGLSQVLSTPIEDFFTSVVPE from the coding sequence ATGGCTAGAATCATCGATAGTAATCACAAGAATTTAATTGGAAAAAAGGTACGAATATTGCGTAAAGAAAAGAATATGAGTCAGCAGGAATTGTCCGCTAAATTAGAGACTTTGGCAATCTATATTTGTCGTGGTTCTATTTCACGTATTGAAGATCAGAGCCGTACTGTAACAGATATTGAATTGTATGGTTTATCCCAGGTGCTCTCTACTCCAATTGAAGATTTTTTCACATCAGTAGTGCCAGAATAA